The Pseudonocardia sp. HH130630-07 DNA window CCGGATCGTGGTCTACAGCTGGGTCATGGTGGCCTGGAGCCTGCTCCTGCTGCCGGTGACGTCCTGGGTGTACCTGGCGGCCGCGCTGCTCGGCGGGGCGTACTTCGTCTTCCGCGCGCACCGGCTGCACTCGGCGGTGAAGGCGGGTGGCGAGGTGTCCCCGATGCCGCTGTTCCACCTGTCGAACATCTACCTGTGCGTGCTGTTCGCGGCGATCGCCGTGGACGCCGCGCTGGGCCTGCCGCTGCTGTTCTGATCCGGGCGTTCAGTCCGGGGCCGGTGCCGCGATCGGGACGTGCCGCACGACGAGGTCGAGCAGCGCCCGGTCGGCGCCCCGGCGGGCCACCAGCTGCAGGCCGACCGGGCAGCCGTCCGGGCCGAGACCGGCGGGGATGCTCACGGCCGGGTGCCCGGAGAGGTTGAACGCCCAGGTGAGGGCGACGTTCATCCGCCCGCCCGGGCCGTCGTGGCCGTGCGGACCGGCCGGTGTCGTCGGCGTGAGCAGCAGATCGACACGGGTGAACAGCTCGTCGAGCGCCCGGTCGTTCGCCGCGCGCAGTGCGCGGGCGGCGCGGAGATCCGGGTTCCCGGGCTCGCGCAGCGCGAACCACGCGGCCGCCGGGTCACGCAGGGTCGGACCCCCCGACCGCGATCCCGCCCCCGCCCGCTGCACGGGATCCGGGTCCGCGCACGGGGCCGGGCCCGATGCGGACCCGGGGATCTCCTGCGGAGCCGGTGGTCCCGGTCTGCCGCCGTCCGCGTCACCGGCGGCCGGGTCCGGCGGCTCGGCGAGTGTGGCCGCCCGGATGAGCCGGACCGCCGCCGCGCGTGCGACGGCGCACGTCGCCGGGTCCGTGTCGGTCGCGGCGAACCCCAGGTCCGCCGACCATGCCGCCACCCGGAACCCGGTCGCACCAGGTCCCGGATCGCACCCGGCGTCCCGGTCGGCGGTGCAGCGGCTGCGGGTCGGGCCGGGTCGCGCGGGGTCGTGCGGCCGGTGGCGGTGCGCACTGCGGCCGCACCCGGGCTCGTCGCGCGCCGGGCCGGGTGCCGGCGCACCAGGTCCGACCGCATCCAGCCAGGCCGTCAGCAACGAGGGATCGCGTACGAGGACCCCCGGCGTCGCCAGACCGGACGCGTCGGTGCCCGGGACGAGACCGGTCGTCGGCTTGTAGCCGATGACCCCGCACCAGGCGGCCGGGATCCGGACGGACCCGGCTCCGTCGGACCCGGTGGCGAGCGGCACCACACCGGCCGCGACCGCCGCAGCGGACCCCGCCGAGGACCCACCGGGGGAGCGGTCGCCGCGCCACGGGTTGCGGGTCGGCCCCCGGTCGGTCCAGCCCCAGGTCTGGTGGCCCGCGCCACGGGGCACCGAGGTGGCCCCGACCGGCACCGCTCCGGCGTCGAGCAGCCGGCGTACCGCCGGGGTGCCGTACCCGCCGGTGCCCTTGACGGCGATCGGCAGGCCGTCGAGCGCACCACCGGACGCGGCGGTGGCCGTGCGGCGGGGCTCCTCGACCGACACGAACGCCCGCAGCCACGGATCGGCCCGGTCACGGCGTTCCCGGGCCGCGGCGACCGCGTCCGGACCGGTGCTCACCGCAGCAGGTCCGGCGTCTCCCACTCCGCTCCGTGCAGGTGCACCGCCAGGAACGCGAAGACGGTCTCGTACCAGAGTTTCGCGTGGTTCGGCGCGAGCACCCAGTGGTTCTCGTCCGGGAAGTACAGGAACCGGTGCGGGTTGGCCTCCGGGTCGGGCCGGCGGGACACCAGGTCCCACCACAGCCGCAGGCCCTCGCCGATCGGGACGCGGTGGTCGCGGTCGCCGTGGATCACCAGCATCGGGGTGGTGACGGCGTCGGCGTGCCGGTGCGGGCTGTTCGCCAGCGCCATCTCCGGGGTCATCTCGGTCAGCCAGTAGCCGGCGTGGTCGGTCGTGGGGCCGAACTGGTCCAGGGCCCAGAGGCTCGCGTGGGTGACGATCGCGGCGAAGCGGTCGGTGTGCCCGGCCACCCAGTTCGCCATGTAGCCGCCGAACGAGCCGCCCATCGCCGCCGTGCGGGTGCCGTCGACGTCCGGCCGCGCGACGACGGCGTCGGTCACGGCCATCAGGTCGGTGTACGGCGGGCCGCCCCAGCGGCCCCAGCCGCGCTGCACGAACTCGTAGCCATAGCCGGTGGACAGGGCCGGGTCGGGCAGCAGCACGGCGTACCCGCGGGCCGCCATCAACCAGGGGTTCCACCGCCAGGTCCAGGCGTTCCAGCTGCTGATCGGGCCGCCGTGGATCCACAGCAGCAGCGGTGCCGGGGCGTCGGGCCCCGCACCGTGCGGGAGCACCAGCCAGGCCCGGACCCGGGTGCCGTCCGCGGTGGTCGTCTCGGTCTCGGTCAGCGTGCCGGGCAGCTCGACCGGCGGGATCGGCCCGCGCAGGTGGACCGGCAGCGTCCCCGGACGGGCGGCGTCGACCCGGACCGGTGCGGGTGCGGCGTCGTAGGCGCTGCGCAGGGCGTACACCCAGTGCCCGTCCGGGCTCGGGACCGGGTCGGTGTAGCAGCCGTGGTCGTCGGTGAGCCGGGTGACCCGGTCCGCACCGGGTGTGCCACCGAGGTCGATGCGGAACAGCGGGCCGCGGCCGTCCTCGTCGGCGGTGACGACCAGCGCCGCGGAGTCCGCCGTCCAGCGCACGGCCGACGGCATCCGGTCCCAGTGCGGCGCGACCGGGCGGACGGCACCACCGGCGAGGGGGACCAGGACCAGGTCCACCCGCGGTGCGGCCGAGGGGGTGGAGACCCGCTCGCGGACCACGACGACGGCGCCGCCGCTGGGGGCGATCCGCGGGCCGGAGTACTCGTGCTCGTCGTCGCGGAGCAGCTCGCGCCGCTGCCCGGTCGCCACGTCGACGACGACCACGCCGGGCCGCGTCCGGCCGTACCCGGCCGCGAAGGACCAGCCGGTCACGACCTGCGTGCCGTCCGGCGTGACGTCGAACCGGGCCTGGTCCAGCGCCCGTCCCGGCTCGGGGGTGAGGTCGGTCCAGTCGTCCCCGTCCCGCACGAGCAGCCGGTTCTGCGCGGGGCCGAGATCGCGGTCCCAGTACCGCACCGGGTAGCCGGTGTGCAGGATCGCGGTCACCCGCGCGTCGCTGCGGGCCGACCGGCGGGTCTCGTCGTCCTCCCCGGTGACGGCTCCGGGCAGGGTCGGCGACGACACGACCAGGGTGCCCGAGTCCCGGGCGACGACGGCGTCGTCGATCCCGCCCGGCCGCCCGCCCGCCGGGTGGGCCTCCCCGCCGTCCGCGGGCAGGCACCACAGCCCGGCCGGCGGGTCGGTGTCCGACGTGCTGTCCGGATCCGGTCGTGCCGAACGGAACAGCAGGTCCCCGTCCGGGGTGAACACCGGGCCCGACTCGCCCGCCGCGCCCCGGGTCAACCGGCGGGCCGGTGCCGTGCCGGACGGGTCGATCTCCCACAGCGCGGTCCGGTAGCGGGCCCCGTCGGCCTCCAGCTCGGCGACCCCGGTCACCAGCCGGGTGCCGTCCGGGGACAGGGCCAGGCCGGCGAGCCGGGGGAGCGCCACGTAGGCGTCGAGATCGTGGAACGGGGTCTGCGGGGTGTCCGCGGCGCTCGGCACACCCGTTCCTACCACCCCGGTCAGGACGGCAGCAGCAGCACCTTGCCGGTCGTGCGGCGGCCCTGCAGGTCCTCGTGCGCGGTGCGGGCCTGCTCCAGCGGGTAGCGGTGCCCGATCCGGACGTCGAGGCGGCCGGCCGCGACCTCGGAGTAGACCGCGGCCGCCTTCGCCCGCAGCGCAGCGGTGGTGTCCACGAAGTCGAACAGCTTCGGGCGGGTCAGGAACACCGATCCGGCGGAGTTGAGCCGCTGCGGGTCCACCGGCGGCACCGGACCGGACGCGGCGCCGAACAGCACCAGCATGCCGCGCTTGCGCAGCGTGGCGAGACTCGCGTCGAACGTCGTGGCCCCGACGCTGTCGAACGCGGCGTGCACCCCCTCGCCGCCGGTCAGCTCGCGGACGGCGGCGGCGAGGTCGTCGACC harbors:
- a CDS encoding S9 family peptidase, giving the protein MPSAADTPQTPFHDLDAYVALPRLAGLALSPDGTRLVTGVAELEADGARYRTALWEIDPSGTAPARRLTRGAAGESGPVFTPDGDLLFRSARPDPDSTSDTDPPAGLWCLPADGGEAHPAGGRPGGIDDAVVARDSGTLVVSSPTLPGAVTGEDDETRRSARSDARVTAILHTGYPVRYWDRDLGPAQNRLLVRDGDDWTDLTPEPGRALDQARFDVTPDGTQVVTGWSFAAGYGRTRPGVVVVDVATGQRRELLRDDEHEYSGPRIAPSGGAVVVVRERVSTPSAAPRVDLVLVPLAGGAVRPVAPHWDRMPSAVRWTADSAALVVTADEDGRGPLFRIDLGGTPGADRVTRLTDDHGCYTDPVPSPDGHWVYALRSAYDAAPAPVRVDAARPGTLPVHLRGPIPPVELPGTLTETETTTADGTRVRAWLVLPHGAGPDAPAPLLLWIHGGPISSWNAWTWRWNPWLMAARGYAVLLPDPALSTGYGYEFVQRGWGRWGGPPYTDLMAVTDAVVARPDVDGTRTAAMGGSFGGYMANWVAGHTDRFAAIVTHASLWALDQFGPTTDHAGYWLTEMTPEMALANSPHRHADAVTTPMLVIHGDRDHRVPIGEGLRLWWDLVSRRPDPEANPHRFLYFPDENHWVLAPNHAKLWYETVFAFLAVHLHGAEWETPDLLR
- a CDS encoding amidase family protein, with the translated sequence MSTGPDAVAAARERRDRADPWLRAFVSVEEPRRTATAASGGALDGLPIAVKGTGGYGTPAVRRLLDAGAVPVGATSVPRGAGHQTWGWTDRGPTRNPWRGDRSPGGSSAGSAAAVAAGVVPLATGSDGAGSVRIPAAWCGVIGYKPTTGLVPGTDASGLATPGVLVRDPSLLTAWLDAVGPGAPAPGPARDEPGCGRSAHRHRPHDPARPGPTRSRCTADRDAGCDPGPGATGFRVAAWSADLGFAATDTDPATCAVARAAAVRLIRAATLAEPPDPAAGDADGGRPGPPAPQEIPGSASGPAPCADPDPVQRAGAGSRSGGPTLRDPAAAWFALREPGNPDLRAARALRAANDRALDELFTRVDLLLTPTTPAGPHGHDGPGGRMNVALTWAFNLSGHPAVSIPAGLGPDGCPVGLQLVARRGADRALLDLVVRHVPIAAPAPD